In the Theobroma cacao cultivar B97-61/B2 chromosome 1, Criollo_cocoa_genome_V2, whole genome shotgun sequence genome, one interval contains:
- the LOC18612243 gene encoding probable U3 small nucleolar RNA-associated protein 7, with the protein MGAKEENGDGEMDQTVKKYLRGEAANLEGLQDKKLKGQLAIREELYGKSAKAAAKIEKWLLPSEGGYLEAEGIEKTWRIKQESIAREVDILSLRNQYDIILPELGPYTLDFTPNGRYMAAAGRKGHLAVVDMKTLSLIKEIQVRETVRDVVYLHNELFFAAAQKKYPYIYNRDGTELHCLKEHGAVSRLQFLKNHFLLASINKLGQLHYQDVTMGEMVGNYRTGSGRTDAMQVNPFNGVVALGHSSGTVTMWKPTSAAPLVKMLCHPGPVSSLAFHPNGHLMATSGKEKKIKIWDLRKFEVIQTLSGHAKTLNFSQKGLLAAGTGSFVQILGDFSGSQNYSRYMSHSISKGYQVGKVLFRPYEDVLGIGHSMGWSSILIPGSGEPNFDSWVANPFETSKQRREKEVHSLLDKLPPETIMLDPTKVGTVRPARKKEKKPTKEEREAEMEAAVEAAKDTDIKKKTKGRNKPSKRAQRRKEIIDRAKRPFLEHRVEEQETFRKKHKTNMETEMPKSLQRFVRQKAT; encoded by the exons aTGGGTGCAAAAGAAGAGAATGGTGATGGTGAGATGGACCAAACGGTTAAGAAGTATCTTCGAGGAGAAGCTGCTAATTTGGAG GGATTACAAGACAAAAAACTAAAGGGTCAACTTGCTATAAGAGAAGAGTTGTATGGAAAATCTGCGAAAGCTGCTGCCAAGATTGAGAAA TGGCTTTTACCAAGTGAAGGTGGCTATTTGGAGGCAGAAGGTATAGAGAAGACATGGAGGATCAAGCAAGAATCCATTGCTCGTGAGGTTGATATCTTAAGCTTAAGGAACCAGTATGATATTATTTTACCAG AACTTGGTCCATACACTCTAGATTTCACCCCAAATGGTCGGTATATGGCAGCTGCTGGACGTAAGGGCCATCTGGCTGTTGTTGATATGAAGACTTTAAGCCTAATAAAAGAGATTCAG gTTAGAGAAACAGTTCGTGATGTAGTGTATTTGCATAATGAACTCTTTTTTGCTGCTGCTCAGAAAAA GTACCCTTATATTTATAACCGTGATGGAACTGAACTCCATTGTTTAAAG GAACATGGTGCGGTATCAAGACTCCAGTTTCTGAAAAACCACTTCCTCTTGGCATCAATAAACAAATTAGGGCAGCTTCATTATCAGGATGTTACAATGGGTGAGATGGTAGGTAATTACCGGACTGGTTCAGGCCGCACTGATGCTATGCAGGTCAATCCATTCAATGGGGTTGTTGCACTAGGTCATTCAAGTGGTACAGTAACAATGTGGAAGCCCACCAGTGCTGCTCCACTTGTAAAGATGCTGTGTCATCCAGGACCTGTCTCGTCATTGGCATTCCATCCCAATGGGCACCTCATGGCTACATctgggaaagaaaaaaaaatcaagatttgGGACCTGAGAAAGTTTGAGGTTATCCAAACATTGTCAGGCCATgcaaaaaccttgaatttCAGTCAGAAAGGCTTGCTTGCTGCTGGAACTGGCTCATTTGTACAAATATTAGGGGATTTTTCTGGATCTCAGAATTATAGCAGATATATGTCTCATTCTATTTCGAAAGGTTATCAGGTAGGAAAAGTTCTGTTTCGGCCATATGAAGATGTTCTGGGTATAGGACACTCCATGGGTTGGTCTAGTATTCTTATTCCTGGATCAGGGGAACCAAACTTTGATTCCTGGGTGGCAAACCCATTTGAAACATCTAAAcagaggagagagaaagaagtgCACTCCCTGCTTGACAAGCTGCCCCCTGAAACAATTATGTTGGACCCAACAAAGGTGGGTACAGTGAGACCAgcgagaaagaaagagaagaagccAACAAAGGAGGAGAGAGAAGCTGAAATGGAAGCTGCCGTTGAAGCTGCCAAGGATACTgacattaaaaagaaaacaaagggaagGAATAAGCCGAGTAAAAGAGCACAGAGGAGAAAGGAGATTATAGATAGAGCCAAGAGGCCATTTTTGGAGCACCGGGTGGAGGAACAAGAAACGTTTAGAAAGAAGCACAAAACTAATATGGAAACAGAAATGCCGAAAAGTTTGCAGCGGTTTGTTCGACAGAAAGCAA